CAAATTCTTCTCGCGAGACGGGTAAAGGCATTTCTCTAAATACTTCTCGCATTTCTTGAAGTTGCCTTAACGAAATAACCCCTGTACTTTCAGGACGAATAGAGTTCCCTATATTTTCAATTACATCTGCAATCATATCGGCTTGTTCATACGTCCAAGATAGTGACGCAGCTAATGGTATCATGCGCTCCAAAATTTCAAATTGTTGCATGCGCATATCAAAATAACGATAATAATAGTCATCTTCACGCATAAACTCATTCTCAAGTTTTTTAAATGATAAATCTTTTGCTTCTTTCAGCATCCTTTCTGTTTCAATTAATTCGGCTCCACTCCAATTACTATCTCGATTTCGTAAATAAACGACCATTTCAAACAAGATTGTTCTGAAATGCTCTTCTATTTTTTCTTGATACTCTTTCAGTTTATTCTCACTGCTTGGCATGTACATGTTTACTAATAAAGCGACGCTAATTCCAATCGTTAATATAGCAATTTCATTACCAACT
This genomic interval from Bacillus cereus contains the following:
- a CDS encoding aromatic acid exporter family protein codes for the protein MFKIGYRTVKTALGTGAAVFIAQLLGLEFYSSAGILVILCVQNTKRKSVQVSLHRFLACVLSMVFAFCIFETIGYTPLAISVLLLTFIPTAVMCKIQEGIVTSSVIVMHLYSLKQITWSIVGNEIAILTIGISVALLVNMYMPSSENKLKEYQEKIEEHFRTILFEMVVYLRNRDSNWSGAELIETERMLKEAKDLSFKKLENEFMREDDYYYRYFDMRMQQFEILERMIPLAASLSWTYEQADMIADVIENIGNSIRPESTGVISLRQLQEMREVFREMPLPVSREEFEIRAKLVQLVYEMEQYLLIKSRFKGKDNIKELI